The genomic DNA AACTTACTGGAGCTGGGACCCGAAGGAGACGTGGTCGCTGATTGTCTGGTTCATCTACGCGGCCTTTCTTCACGCCCGGATTACCCGTGGCTGGGCAGGGCGCCGGGCAGCATGGCTTTCCATTGTCGGCTTTGCGGCTACCATATTTTGCTACCTGGGAGTTAATCTGCTTCTGTCTGGACTTCACAGTTACGGCGGATAAAATTAACTGGTGGCATGTGGAAGTATCTCTAGCCTTTGTCCTGAGCACGACGAGATAAAAGGCTCGGTCTATCCTAGAAGAGGAAACACCTCGGGGAGATTGTGCAATAACATGGGTTCTTGCATTGATGCCAGCAATAAGGAGTTCTTTATATGTGGATGCATGATCACTACATGTGGGGGTTCTGGTGGATATTTCCATTATTTGTGATAACGTTTTTTGTGGTGCTTATTATCCTGCTGGTAAAGGTTTTCAGCGGCGGTGCTATTTCCGGTTCCCGGAACGAGGTAGAAGAGTTGCGGAAAGAGATACGGAACTTGAAAGAAGAAATCGAAACGCTGAAGAAACAGAGGAACTGAGAAAGGACCGCCAATGGAACTGAAAACAGCATATGCTTTCGGGAAAACAGTGGACATGCCATTTGCCCAAGCACAGCAGCGGGCACGTGAGGAACTGGCAAAGGAAGGATTTGGGGTGTTGACCGAAATCGACGTCAGGAAGAAGTTCGTCGAAAAGCTTCAGAAGGAGTTCCGTGATTACATCATCCTTGGCGCCTGCAATCCACAGCTAGCCTATGAAGCACTGAACCGGGAAATAAACCTTGGGACGCTTCTTCCCTGCAATGTCGTGGTCTATACGAGAGATGACGGCAAAACGGCCGTCATGGTGATGGACCCAGTTGCGGCGCTGTCCATGATCGGCAACCCGGAGATCACGGAAATTGCGAAGCAGGTCGCTGAGAAGATGTGGCGTGTACTGGCGGCATTGTAAAAATAATATGAAAAATTGTAAAACAATGGTTGACAATTGTTCTGACTATTTATATTGTGGACGCATGCGATCAAGAACCCTTCGCACAATTTCTTTAGTAGTCCTCTTTGCAATGATTTCGATGGTTACTGGCCTCGGAAGCACTTATGCGGCAAGTGTCTCACAGTCTGAACAATGTTCCTGTGACTCTGCCGGACAGAAGGACGACGGGAAGCAGTGTCCTGATGAAGAAGGCCAATGCCCCACTCCCTGCAACAGTTCTTTCTGTCCCCTTTTCACCTGCATGGTCGCCGTTATCCCATCATCGCTAGCTGTAGCTTCTCCCTTCCACGCAGTCTCTTTTTCTTCATTCACTCCTTCGTATGTCCCTGACCCCCCTGCAGGATCCATTTTTCACCCACCCTCACTCGTCTGAAGCACCACAAATCCCCTTAATATTGTCGCGTAGCATCTGGGATTGACATCATGGCTGCTGTTTGGGAGCTGGTGTCGTTTTCCTCCTGAGCGTGTCGTTTTCATCCTCGAATGAACAAATGACCAGAGCATAGGTTTGCTTGCGGTAGTGTATCTAAACCAAAAAGGAGACAATTCCATGAATTTTAAAACCATAACTGTTGCAGTAGCCGTATCACTGAGTGTCAGTAGCGTAGTCTATGCCGGTGGTACACATGTTGATCCATGTGTTGCAGCCAGCGCGGAAACAGTGAAGCAGTTCAGGCAAAACACCTCTGAATTAAGGGGGCAGCTTTCCGTAAAAGAGCTGGAGTTGCGCCAGGAGTACGGTTACGAAGGCATAGATATGAGACGCGTTGAAGCTATTGAAGGTGAAATACGCGAAATCAAGGAGAAGATCAAGACAGTAGCAAAAAAATTAAACCTCGAGCCTGGGTCATGTTACCAGCTGTAGTTCCTCTGTATCAAATAGGAAAAGTAAGTACTTTGTATTAACACACTTTCACAGGCAGGAGAGGAGCTATGTGCTCCTCTCCTGTGATTCAGAATCTGAACTTACTTTCATTGCTGCTGGAGGAATCGTCATGGGTAACTGGAGGTTAGCAGTTTTTTTGCCGTTTCTTTTTCTGCTCTCTGCCTGTGCAGGCGGCAAGACCGGTACTATTTCGCCGACAGATTACGTTGAGATAGATAATCCCGCTTTCACCATGTCAAAGGATGCCCCTGCCACAATCCTGGTTCCGAAAAGATATGTTGAAACCGGGGTACCCCGTGGGGGGGAGTTACTGAAGAAGGGATATGAAGTCGTAAAACAGGAAACTGCCGGCAGTGAATCTGCTCATGCTGTTACAGTCGGGGTTCCAGCAGATGCAACTACCTTCACTGTCAAAAACACAATCATCGCGCTTGAAGTCGGACGTAACGGACTTCTGCCATTGTTTCAGCAAAAACTTAAAAACCTGTCCACTGGGATTCTTCTGGATTTCAACTTGGAGAGCTTTGCCCGCTACGGTTCAGCTTCCAGCCAGGTGGAAAGGCTTGCACTGTCCAAACGTCTATACCAGGACATCGGCAGCAACCTTGTCCTGTTTATCATAGCCGCTGAACAGTCTTCTCCTGCGGAAAGGATAATGGTCGAAATATACGACGGGATGGGGGGAGGGCTGCTCCGCCAATTTGCTGCAACGATTCCGGCTTACGATGTTGCAGACCCGTCTGCTCGTAACAAGGCGATTGCATCCGTTCTCGGCAGTGTAGCTGGAATGGTCAAGGAGGTTTCTACCCTTGTTCCGTGGTACGGCAGGATCATATCTGTTGATGGAGAGAAGGTTTATATCAACGCTGGCAAAGAAGCTGGCGTGAGACTCGGGCAGCAAATGAAAATTTACCGGGAGGGCAAGTTTGTCGCATCGCTTGGGTTCGCTCCTGGAGAAGCTGCCGGCAGACTTGAGATAAAGGGCTTTGTAGGTCCCAACGGCGCCTATGGCACCGTTACCGACGGTCTAGAAGTTCGTCTAACAGATGTTGTAGGCATCGAATGAAGTAGCGGCATGTATCCATAGGATACAAACAGCAGCAGCAAAGGCACAAAAAGCTTTGTGCCTCCTTCATATGGGGGGCTTTGATCCCCCAATTTTTCCAACAACAGACCTGCTCTGTAGGTCTTTTGATGTAAAGCAAGGATATGGTGGATGAAAGGAGGGTGAACCGAACAAAGGAAGAGAGACTGGTTTTGGGGTTTGTGTGTGTTTGTAGCTGAATTATCCATCAAGGAGGAACGCATGAAAAAAACGGCCTTAGGATTAATTGCTGTAAGTCTGACAATGGGAATCCCTGCTGCTATGGCTCAGGAGGTACCACAAGCTACTGCGCCGGCCTATAACTGTGACTTCGAGCCGTCCTGTGAGGTCGCTCCCGGCATCTATGGCAAGCTGGCGTCTCCTGTTACGAGCAAGTTCAATCTATCCATTGGTGGGTTCGTCAAGCTCGACTACGCCTACAACTCGGTCGACTTTGGTCCCAGCGGAGGACTTGCACCCGCAAGCGGAGCAATCCCCAAATCCTCATCAGCTGAAGGCCAGCGGGACCAGTCGATTCTGACCGCGCGCCAGTCACGCTTCTGGCTTAAGGTCGCCGGTCCGCCCCTGCTCGGAGCAAAGACAAATGGCCTTATTGAAGTTGATTTCTATGGCGATCCGGCAGCTGCAAGCGAAAGTCCGCAACTGCGTATGCGCCAGGCTTGGGGCTCAATGGACTGGGCAAACACCCAGGTTCTTTTCGGCCAGGCTTATGACATCTTCGGGCCGATGATTGCCTCCACGGTTGACTTCCGGTCGGGCGCTCCGTTCGGCACTCCCAACAACCCGCGTGTTCCCCAGATCAGGCTTACCCAGAAGGTGAACCTGAACGCGGATAACTCCCTGAAATTGGTATTTGGGGTCCAGGACCCGAATCAGAACGGCAACAACAATAACGCCTCAGGTGCCACCTTCGGCAACATGGTGAACACGGCAGGACAGGCAATGTTCGTCAGCAAGGCCCTTGGCGTCGCTCCCGGTTACTTCGGAATGTCGATGAACTCTCTGACCGCCGGTTTCTTTGGCTTGTACGGTTATGAGAAAGTCAGGACCAGTGGCCGGACGGTCGACTCTTACGGCTATGGCTTTTATACTTTTGTTCCGATCCTCAAATCCAAAGACGGTAAGAATCGAGCAATGACTCTTTCCTTCGAAGGACAGGCTTACCAAGCGGCGAACATGGCATTCAATGCCGCAACCGCGGGCACCACGGTTGGGACGGCTGGGAATGAAACAGCTGCCAAGGGATACGGTCTGGCAGGACAGGCGATCTATTATCCGACTCAGAACCTTGGGATAACAGCCGGCTACGGCAGGCGAAATGCCTATAA from Geobacter sp. DSM 9736 includes the following:
- a CDS encoding DUF302 domain-containing protein produces the protein MELKTAYAFGKTVDMPFAQAQQRAREELAKEGFGVLTEIDVRKKFVEKLQKEFRDYIILGACNPQLAYEALNREINLGTLLPCNVVVYTRDDGKTAVMVMDPVAALSMIGNPEITEIAKQVAEKMWRVLAAL